One genomic region from Metallosphaera tengchongensis encodes:
- the mcu7 gene encoding DNA-binding protein Mcu7: MATKIKFKYKGQEQEVDISKVKKVWKVGKMVSFTYDDNGKTGRGAVSEKDAPKELLNMIGKK, translated from the coding sequence ATGGCAACCAAAATAAAATTCAAGTATAAGGGTCAAGAACAAGAAGTAGATATAAGCAAGGTAAAGAAAGTCTGGAAAGTAGGCAAGATGGTGTCCTTCACCTACGACGATAATGGAAAGACCGGAAGAGGAGCGGTCAGCGAGAAGGACGCCCCTAAAGAGCTATTGAACATGATCGGAAAGAAATAA
- a CDS encoding VIT1/CCC1 transporter family protein has protein sequence MAEAGKEVQHRTEEADVFRTKVFGIQDGLIGVGSIALGAAGFSHDSLLVVVTGLIATIAQAFSMGVGEFISTRVRMQVFNNEIRKERYEIDNYPEKERDELISFYLEKGIPKEESEKIADILMKNKEVVLNEMLIHELKIFPDEFQAPVKLGLIMALYLVTGGIIPIIPFAFDVWLKFGFILALTGSVVLIIITLSLFGYLSTRYTGLSRWKGPAEQVLTGIIALAGSYFAGYGLSLLIPTQSFLP, from the coding sequence ATGGCAGAAGCTGGGAAGGAAGTACAACACAGAACGGAGGAAGCTGACGTATTCAGAACTAAGGTTTTCGGGATTCAAGACGGGCTCATAGGGGTTGGTAGTATAGCCCTAGGTGCTGCAGGGTTCTCCCACGACTCCCTCCTTGTGGTAGTTACTGGTCTCATTGCTACAATAGCTCAGGCCTTCTCCATGGGTGTGGGAGAGTTCATCTCCACCAGGGTTAGGATGCAAGTTTTCAACAACGAGATACGGAAGGAGAGGTACGAGATAGATAACTACCCTGAGAAGGAAAGGGACGAGTTAATTTCCTTTTACCTAGAGAAGGGAATACCTAAGGAGGAGTCCGAGAAGATTGCTGACATTTTGATGAAAAACAAGGAAGTTGTATTAAATGAGATGCTAATTCATGAGCTAAAGATATTCCCCGATGAGTTCCAAGCCCCTGTAAAGCTTGGATTAATTATGGCACTCTACCTTGTAACCGGAGGGATAATACCAATTATACCATTTGCCTTTGACGTCTGGCTAAAGTTTGGGTTCATTTTAGCATTGACAGGCTCAGTTGTGCTCATTATTATTACCCTGTCCTTATTTGGATATCTCTCTACAAGGTATACTGGTCTCTCCAGGTGGAAAGGGCCAGCAGAACAAGTGCTCACTGGAATAATAGCATTAGCTGGAAGTTACTTTGCAGGTTATGGACTTTCACTCTTAATACCCACGCAGTCATTCTTACCTTGA
- a CDS encoding HAD family hydrolase produces MRSLLLDLDGTLATTANVHKEAWEIALKRLGIRVEVNLDLLMGRKTLDIARVLGGDRYLELYNLKNEIYDELVGTKAFPLPCARELVKDARELGYSVAVVTSSLRRSAMRSLQAIGIEPDILVAGDDVERGKPDPLPVLTALRRLGSKPEKSIGVGDTVYDFQAFKGAGVAYVFIIKGELNLDNSSLVDQGGILVESPCDVDRFIRSVVFQ; encoded by the coding sequence ATGAGGTCTCTACTTCTGGACTTGGATGGAACGTTGGCAACAACCGCGAACGTTCACAAGGAGGCATGGGAGATCGCGCTTAAAAGGTTGGGAATCAGGGTAGAGGTTAATCTTGACCTTCTGATGGGTAGGAAGACGCTAGATATAGCAAGGGTACTGGGCGGCGATAGATACCTTGAGTTATACAACCTGAAGAACGAGATCTACGATGAGCTCGTAGGAACTAAAGCCTTTCCTCTTCCCTGCGCCAGGGAGCTCGTCAAGGACGCTAGGGAGCTGGGCTACTCCGTCGCTGTGGTAACTTCCTCCCTTAGGAGGTCAGCCATGAGAAGCCTTCAAGCCATAGGCATCGAGCCGGACATACTGGTTGCTGGAGATGATGTGGAGAGGGGGAAGCCAGACCCATTACCAGTTTTGACTGCATTACGAAGGCTAGGCAGCAAACCTGAGAAGAGCATAGGGGTAGGGGATACTGTTTATGACTTCCAGGCTTTTAAAGGGGCAGGAGTCGCCTACGTTTTCATCATAAAGGGTGAACTCAACCTAGACAACTCATCGTTGGTGGATCAGGGAGGGATCCTAGTGGAAAGTCCATGTGACGTGGACAGGTTCATAAGAAGTGTAGTCTTTCAATAG
- a CDS encoding AAA-associated domain-containing protein, which translates to MNVISSDARIADLIGLLSVLNNIFDGRTDLYQLEKEMEVDVDDLMPIVYTASQMGLVTVGEGDIIISDKGLEFLKSNIKKRKEIIRESLTKIEPFVTAMELKVFSLNELLETLQRKGIQNYNKPEGMYELQLIILEWGVYSGLISRLDENRFKVNYDKS; encoded by the coding sequence ATGAATGTAATAAGCTCAGACGCAAGAATAGCTGACCTGATAGGCTTACTCTCGGTACTTAATAACATATTCGACGGAAGGACTGACCTTTACCAACTGGAGAAGGAGATGGAAGTGGATGTGGACGATCTAATGCCCATTGTGTATACAGCGAGCCAAATGGGGTTAGTCACTGTTGGAGAAGGTGACATTATCATCAGCGACAAGGGCTTGGAGTTCTTGAAATCCAACATCAAAAAAAGGAAGGAGATAATTAGGGAAAGCTTAACCAAGATAGAGCCTTTCGTCACAGCTATGGAGTTGAAGGTGTTTTCCCTAAATGAGCTATTGGAGACCCTTCAGAGGAAGGGAATCCAGAACTATAATAAACCAGAAGGAATGTATGAACTCCAGCTCATCATTTTAGAGTGGGGAGTCTACTCAGGACTCATATCTAGGCTTGACGAGAACAGGTTTAAAGTAAACTACGATAAATCGTAA
- a CDS encoding RsmB/NOP family class I SAM-dependent RNA methyltransferase: MFDQVMKVSVDGLMKSPSPTEDKNCYLLLRRAVQYVIGGSPPEVAFKRAVSDLSRSVPGCYDVFLEVLRHLPCVWKKYPLLDLGSSEAISKALECKEEVCLPNWIYQRLIRLLGEQGIRNLHRRRKWVRINTLKIDEEEAVNLMTRKGYSFERDKDFPYLLEWRTPHVISTPEYSSGVLIPHDKATSYVVQVLDPKPGEIVLELGGSPGVKTSLIQQMTRNSSFVISVDISAKRLELQRQLMKKWGVENVQLVNADGAKMWVRRVHKVLIDAPCTNSGTINADPSLPIRLRKRELLNLVRIQERILSEAIKLGVPVVYSTCSLFPEEGELQVERYSRYLVKIAEDPSFLGYRRSKVWLRVMRTYPHVHYTEGFFIAKLNPQ; encoded by the coding sequence ATGTTTGATCAAGTGATGAAAGTTAGTGTTGATGGATTGATGAAGTCTCCTAGTCCAACTGAAGATAAAAATTGTTATCTTTTACTAAGAAGAGCTGTGCAATACGTGATTGGAGGGTCTCCCCCAGAGGTTGCCTTCAAAAGGGCTGTAAGCGATCTCTCCCGTAGCGTCCCTGGTTGTTATGATGTTTTCCTCGAGGTTCTGCGTCACCTTCCCTGCGTCTGGAAGAAGTATCCGCTCCTGGACTTGGGTTCATCTGAGGCTATCTCTAAGGCTCTTGAATGTAAGGAAGAAGTGTGCCTACCCAACTGGATTTATCAGAGGTTAATTCGACTTTTGGGGGAGCAGGGGATCAGAAATCTGCACAGGAGAAGGAAGTGGGTCAGGATAAATACGTTAAAGATAGACGAAGAGGAAGCAGTCAATCTCATGACTAGGAAGGGTTACTCCTTTGAGAGGGATAAGGACTTCCCTTACCTTCTAGAGTGGAGAACCCCACACGTGATATCAACCCCAGAGTACTCCTCGGGAGTGCTTATACCACACGATAAGGCGACCTCCTATGTGGTTCAGGTCTTGGATCCTAAACCTGGCGAAATAGTACTAGAGCTTGGAGGATCTCCAGGAGTTAAGACATCCTTGATACAACAGATGACACGTAACTCCTCTTTCGTAATTTCAGTGGACATTTCCGCCAAGAGGCTGGAACTACAAAGACAACTCATGAAAAAATGGGGGGTAGAAAACGTACAACTGGTCAATGCAGACGGTGCAAAAATGTGGGTGAGGAGAGTCCACAAAGTGCTAATAGACGCGCCCTGCACAAACAGCGGAACCATAAACGCAGACCCATCGCTCCCAATTAGGTTAAGGAAGAGAGAGCTGTTAAATCTAGTGAGAATTCAGGAAAGAATTCTCTCGGAGGCCATAAAGTTAGGAGTCCCAGTTGTCTACTCCACCTGCTCCCTATTCCCGGAGGAGGGGGAACTTCAGGTAGAGAGATACTCGAGATACCTCGTAAAGATTGCTGAGGATCCTTCATTCTTAGGTTATAGGAGGAGTAAGGTTTGGCTTAGGGTAATGAGAACTTATCCACACGTTCATTACACGGAAGGTTTCTTCATAGCTAAACTAAATCCGCAGTAG
- a CDS encoding DEAD/DEAH box helicase family protein yields MVKLRYFKGLLLSDSFAPGLQWNEELKSYVSPAYKYLSVLQYFKKGNIEVDDEVMDPLPFPLIKDSLSLRDYQERALKAWLSKKRGIVVLPTGAGKTAVGIKAISTLKVASLIVVPTIELLHQWKERINDSLGVEAGIVGGGEERMLGITVITYDSAYTKVELLGNKFPLIIFDEVHHLPSAGYINIGELMASPYRLGLTATPEREDNRHVLLRDVVGPVLIRLSPSQLAGKYLAEFKTQKIYVELTPQEKVVYDDLRAKFSKFLRKRRIVMTGPGDFQKLIFMASRDKEAREALLAWHESLRIAVNSQNKIEKLRELLREYSNEKIIVFTRDVEMAYRVSREFLVPAVTYLTPKDERREILEKFRQGTYRVIVASNVFDEGVDVPDASVGVILGGYGTSRQMVQRLGRILRKKEGKVATLIEIVTKGTSDHNLSRRRSYATK; encoded by the coding sequence GTGGTAAAGTTAAGATACTTTAAGGGCTTATTGCTTTCCGACAGCTTTGCCCCAGGGCTCCAGTGGAATGAGGAGCTGAAGAGTTACGTTTCACCAGCTTACAAGTACCTCTCCGTGCTCCAATATTTCAAGAAGGGGAACATTGAAGTGGACGATGAAGTAATGGATCCACTTCCTTTCCCTCTCATAAAGGACTCCCTGTCCCTTAGGGACTACCAGGAAAGAGCGCTCAAGGCCTGGCTGTCAAAGAAGAGAGGGATTGTTGTGCTCCCCACAGGTGCAGGTAAAACTGCGGTGGGGATTAAGGCCATTTCAACCCTTAAGGTTGCGTCTCTAATAGTTGTCCCCACAATTGAGCTCCTTCATCAGTGGAAGGAGAGGATCAACGATTCCCTAGGTGTAGAGGCCGGGATAGTTGGGGGAGGGGAGGAGAGAATGCTGGGCATAACGGTCATAACTTACGATTCAGCCTACACCAAGGTTGAGCTACTGGGCAATAAGTTCCCCTTGATAATATTCGACGAAGTTCATCACCTTCCTTCGGCGGGTTACATTAACATTGGAGAGCTAATGGCCTCTCCCTACAGGCTAGGCTTAACCGCGACTCCAGAGAGGGAGGATAATAGGCACGTCCTATTAAGGGATGTCGTGGGCCCTGTGCTCATCAGACTCTCCCCTTCCCAGCTCGCTGGGAAGTATCTAGCCGAGTTCAAGACCCAGAAAATATATGTTGAGCTCACACCGCAAGAGAAGGTGGTTTATGACGACCTCAGGGCAAAATTCTCCAAATTCCTTCGAAAAAGGAGAATTGTCATGACGGGCCCCGGTGATTTCCAGAAACTAATCTTCATGGCTTCCAGGGACAAAGAGGCCAGGGAAGCTCTCCTTGCGTGGCATGAATCCCTTAGAATCGCAGTAAATTCTCAAAATAAGATTGAGAAGCTGAGGGAACTTCTAAGGGAGTACTCTAACGAGAAGATCATTGTGTTCACTAGGGACGTGGAAATGGCTTATAGGGTATCTAGAGAGTTCCTGGTACCTGCGGTGACTTACCTTACCCCTAAGGATGAAAGGAGAGAGATCCTTGAGAAGTTCAGGCAAGGAACCTACAGGGTAATCGTCGCGTCAAACGTATTTGACGAAGGGGTGGATGTACCCGACGCCAGCGTGGGCGTTATCCTAGGTGGATACGGTACTTCCAGACAGATGGTTCAGAGGTTAGGTAGGATACTTAGAAAAAAGGAGGGGAAGGTGGCTACGCTCATTGAGATTGTAACCAAAGGGACGAGCGACCATAACTTGAGTAGGAGGAGATCCTATGCTACCAAGTGA
- a CDS encoding APC family permease, which produces MDSLSQRLRIRESQLPFYLVFSQSMASIAPLSSVSAYLTVTLLTAGTSSGLATILGVLMYSTWAYIGYRFSKLYPSEGGTYTFARNIFGPRLSSAVGWIYWGSYVFYMVSTLTYLAGFLLQFYNTPPVVSKVLEVAVPSLIILIMIAGVRPPLFYGLITSVLEMLFIVVLGLQVIRLDGINLVVPPKGSVYQLLTGSIVASFTVAGGGASFFLGKEAKGKGRAVGMAYIMAFISASIIMIFSAFFLVSASKNVVGGLTNLVNTGFPGLIVAKLYLGEPFATIMFLLTVNSLIGSLIAAYVSVSRLTLSLNGISLSRSVFAVGAVFFTSAVTIALSDQFSMAYEYFLIFSLFSLFISHTLLSIGYSKLSLRNGYHIKDFLLGLVSASVMIGGLYSTYLTTGPIALLGIVVVVGLGLTGLVISSFNFTEGQGK; this is translated from the coding sequence ATGGATAGCCTATCCCAAAGGTTAAGGATAAGGGAGTCCCAACTGCCCTTCTACTTAGTTTTTAGTCAATCCATGGCGTCCATAGCTCCACTGAGTTCAGTATCTGCATATCTTACCGTTACCCTGTTAACTGCTGGGACATCAAGTGGTCTGGCGACCATTTTAGGTGTCCTAATGTACTCGACTTGGGCTTACATAGGTTACAGGTTTTCAAAGCTCTATCCTTCAGAAGGTGGTACGTACACATTCGCCAGGAACATCTTCGGTCCAAGGTTATCCTCTGCAGTAGGTTGGATTTACTGGGGGAGCTACGTGTTCTACATGGTCTCAACCTTGACTTATCTTGCAGGATTTCTTCTTCAGTTTTACAACACACCGCCAGTCGTAAGCAAAGTCCTAGAAGTAGCTGTTCCATCGTTGATAATACTAATAATGATAGCCGGAGTTAGACCGCCCTTATTTTACGGTCTAATCACGTCCGTACTGGAGATGCTGTTCATAGTAGTGTTAGGTCTACAGGTCATCCGCTTGGACGGAATTAACCTAGTAGTACCTCCTAAAGGTAGTGTTTACCAGCTATTGACGGGGTCTATTGTAGCGTCCTTTACCGTGGCTGGAGGTGGAGCCTCCTTCTTCCTGGGAAAGGAAGCTAAGGGAAAGGGTAGAGCCGTGGGGATGGCTTACATTATGGCCTTCATTTCAGCCTCGATAATCATGATCTTCTCGGCCTTCTTTTTGGTGAGCGCATCCAAGAATGTGGTCGGAGGACTCACTAACCTAGTTAACACGGGCTTCCCTGGACTAATAGTTGCAAAACTTTATCTAGGAGAACCCTTCGCGACCATCATGTTTCTGCTTACCGTGAACAGTCTAATAGGATCCTTAATAGCAGCTTACGTTTCTGTGTCTAGACTTACCCTATCGCTCAATGGAATCTCCCTGTCTAGGTCTGTATTTGCGGTAGGGGCTGTGTTCTTTACTTCAGCAGTTACGATCGCTCTGTCTGACCAATTCTCGATGGCGTATGAGTACTTTTTGATTTTCTCCCTTTTCTCGCTTTTCATTTCGCACACCTTACTTTCCATTGGTTACTCTAAGCTCTCCTTGAGGAACGGATATCATATTAAGGACTTTCTCCTCGGTTTGGTCTCAGCTTCGGTGATGATTGGAGGGCTCTATTCAACCTATTTAACCACTGGCCCCATAGCTCTGTTGGGAATTGTTGTCGTGGTGGGTTTGGGGTTAACTGGGTTAGTGATCTCGTCATTTAATTTTACTGAAGGACAAGGTAAATAG
- a CDS encoding DUF790 family protein, whose translation MLPSELARFRIYDDRIYPSFADQKDLELVNNLISLYKPGVTLGEVEDNVKLLERVYGMTTQGAKLVRGLHRVILRHVKLSGESPVDPQVIRRELFSEGPAINPEDRDERVRRVKEKLGVDVEKFMFGDLDESKTISEVQVRSPEDIIKEYNLSLLQTVMFKSYRVTFTVEDNWKNLLRWVKKLGLMYVAYPNPVRIEVFGPYTLLKPSEKYGRNLALLLPIAVSSREWTVEAEIILGKKKRRVYKLKVENFQWISSHVEEGRIFDSSVEEDVYWSLRSLVKDWKIEREPGPLVVNGRILLPDFLLEKDGFKVYVEVVGFWTEEYLREKVKKLEGTSVPLIALVNEELGVGKIRDLPVITYKRKVDPGKVYSKLKELEGRYVRSVEYSLEGGEVISIKEIALKYGVSESLMRKNLKEFPGYVLLRNYYVREELLNKLAKENFEGKRLQDLVSTYGEYITEILERLGYKIRWKNIQEAVVVR comes from the coding sequence ATGCTACCAAGTGAGCTGGCTAGGTTCAGGATTTATGACGATAGAATATACCCCTCATTCGCTGACCAAAAGGATCTAGAACTTGTGAATAACTTGATCTCCCTCTACAAACCTGGAGTCACCTTGGGAGAGGTGGAGGACAACGTCAAGCTTTTGGAGAGGGTATATGGAATGACAACCCAAGGGGCTAAGTTGGTAAGGGGACTGCATAGGGTTATCCTGAGGCACGTTAAACTCTCTGGTGAGTCGCCTGTGGATCCTCAGGTAATAAGACGGGAGCTCTTCTCGGAAGGTCCTGCAATAAACCCTGAGGATAGGGATGAGAGGGTGAGAAGGGTAAAGGAAAAACTCGGAGTGGACGTGGAGAAGTTCATGTTTGGAGACTTGGACGAGAGCAAAACCATATCAGAAGTCCAGGTGAGGTCACCTGAGGATATTATCAAAGAGTATAACCTTTCCCTCCTCCAAACTGTCATGTTCAAGTCCTACAGGGTTACGTTCACCGTAGAGGACAATTGGAAGAACCTTCTCAGATGGGTAAAAAAATTGGGGTTAATGTACGTTGCTTACCCCAACCCCGTCAGGATCGAGGTTTTCGGTCCCTATACCTTACTCAAACCTTCGGAGAAGTATGGGAGGAACTTAGCCCTCCTGCTACCTATAGCAGTTTCGTCAAGGGAATGGACCGTGGAGGCCGAAATTATATTGGGAAAGAAGAAGCGTAGAGTTTACAAACTGAAGGTTGAGAACTTCCAGTGGATTAGCTCCCATGTTGAAGAGGGGAGGATCTTTGACAGCTCCGTAGAGGAGGACGTATACTGGAGTTTAAGAAGCTTAGTCAAGGATTGGAAGATAGAGAGGGAACCAGGTCCTCTAGTGGTGAACGGAAGGATACTTCTGCCAGACTTTCTCCTTGAAAAGGACGGGTTTAAGGTTTACGTTGAGGTAGTGGGCTTTTGGACCGAGGAGTACCTCAGGGAGAAGGTAAAGAAACTGGAGGGTACTTCAGTCCCCCTCATAGCCTTGGTTAATGAGGAGTTAGGAGTCGGGAAAATTAGGGACTTACCCGTGATCACCTACAAGAGGAAAGTGGATCCAGGGAAGGTGTACTCAAAGCTGAAGGAGTTGGAAGGTAGATACGTTAGGTCAGTGGAGTATTCACTCGAGGGAGGAGAAGTCATCTCTATAAAGGAAATCGCTTTGAAGTACGGGGTATCTGAAAGCCTAATGAGAAAGAACCTGAAGGAGTTTCCTGGTTACGTTCTATTGAGAAACTACTACGTAAGGGAGGAGCTTCTCAACAAGTTGGCAAAGGAGAACTTTGAGGGGAAGAGACTTCAGGATCTGGTAAGCACTTACGGTGAATATATTACGGAGATTTTAGAGAGACTCGGGTACAAGATAAGGTGGAAAAACATTCAGGAGGCAGTTGTGGTAAGATGA